From Carassius auratus strain Wakin chromosome 10, ASM336829v1, whole genome shotgun sequence, a single genomic window includes:
- the syk gene encoding tyrosine-protein kinase SYK isoform X1: MADRVHLLPYFFGNITREDAEDYLRQGGAGDGLYLLRQSRSFLGGYALSVAHSRQFYHYTIEREMNDTYAIAGGKSHRTPIDVIDYHSQESDGLVCLLKRPFNRPRGTEPKVGPFEDLREQLIRQYVKQTWNLQGSALEQAIISQRPQLEKLIATTAHEKMPWFHGKIDREDSEQRLLKSSHVNGKFLIRQRESNSRNVSYALCLLHNNQVMHYRIDKDRAGKLSIPDGKKFDTLWQLVEHYSYKPDGLLRVLTETCPRPVLGATGGILSRIKSYSFPKPGQKKAPIENTYNLRPNLDLHTDAMPMDTQVYESPYADPEELRSTTVKRSDLTLEDGELGSGNFGTVLRGVYQMKKTQKIVAVKILKNDDNNAAVKDEMLREASVMQQLDNPYIVRMIGICEAENLMLVMELAELGPLHKFLQKNRHISMKNITELVHQVSMGMKYLEEHNFVHRDLAARNVLLVTQHYAKISDFGLSKALAEEENYYKAKGHGKWPLKWYAPECMNYLKFSSKSDVWSFGVLMWEAFSYGQKPYKGMKGNEVIQMIENGERMSAPADCPAEMYNLMRKCWTYKPDERPGFSVVEPRLRHYYYDISQ, from the exons ATGGCAGACAGGGTGCACTTGCTGCCGTATTTCTTCGGGAACATCACGCGAGAGGATGCGGAGGATTACCTGCGTCAGGGAGGAGCGGGGGACGGCCTGTACCTGCTCCGCCAGAGCCGCAGCTTCCTCGGCGGATACGCTCTGTCCGTGGCCCACAGTCGCCAGTTCTACCACTACACCATCGAGAGGGAGATGAACGACACCTACGCCATCGCCGGTGGCAAATCTCACAGAACCCCTATAGATGTGATCGACTATCACTCGCAGGAGTCCGACGGGCTCGTCTGTCTGCTGAAGAGGCCCTTCAACCGGCCCCGCGGCACCGAGCCTAAAGTCGGGCCCTTCGAGGACCTCAGGGAGCAGCTCATCCGGCAGTACGTCAAACAGACCTGGAACCTACAG GGCTCGGCTCTGGAGCAGGCTATCATCAGCCAGAGACCTCAGCTGGAGAAACTCATCGCCACAACAGCTCATGAGAAGATGCCCTGGTTCCATGGCAAGATCGACCGCGAGGACTCAGAGCAGCGGCTGCTCAAGAGCTCACACGTCAACGGCAAATTCCT AATTAGACAAAGAGAAAGCAACAGCAGGAACGTGTCCTACGCTCTGTGTCTCCTGCACAATAACCAAGTCATGCACTATCGCATTGATAAAGACAGGGCTGGCAAGCTCTCCATCCCTGACGGGAAGAAGTTCGACACACTTTGGCAG CTGGTTGAACATTACTCATACAAACCTGACGGCCTGCTCCGAGTGCTCACCGAGACCTGTCCGAGACCTGTC CTAGGTGCCACAGGTGGGATTCTCTCCAGAATCAAATCATACTCCTTCCCCAAACCTGGCCAAAAAAAG GCTCCAATCGAAAACACATATAACCTCAGACCAAACCTGGACCTTCATACAG ATGCTATGCCGATGGACACTCAGGTGTATGAGAGTCCATACGCCGATCCTGAAGAGCTGCGGTCAACCACAGTGAAGCGGAgcgacctgactctggaggatgGAGAGCTGGGCTCAGGCAACTTCGGCACTGTCCTGAGAGGAGTCTACCAGATGAAGAA GACACAGAAGATTGTTGCTGTTAAGATCCTGAagaatgatgataataatgcGGCGGTGAAGGACGAGATGCTGCGGGAAGCGAGCGTCATGCAGCAGCTGGATAACCCGTACATCGTCCGTATGATCGGCATCTGTGAAGCGGAGAACCTCATGCTGGTCATGGAGCTGGCGGAGCTGGGGCCGCTGCACAAGTTCCTCCAGAAGAACAG ACACATCTCTATGAAGAACATCACCGAGCTGGTTCATCAGGTCTCTATGGGAATGAAATATCTGGAAGAGCACAACTTCGTTCACAGAGATCTGGCAGCCAGGAACGTGCTTCTAGTCACTCAGCACTATGCCAAGATCAGTGACTTTGGACTCTCTAAAGCCCTGGCAGAAGAGGAGAACTATTACAAG GCCAAAGGTCATGGTAAATGGCCGCTGAAGTGGTACGCTCCCGAGTGCATGAACTACCTGAAGTTCTCCTCCAAGAGTGACGTGTGGAGCTTTGGAGTCCTGATGTGGGAGGCCTTTTCATACGGACAGAAACCATACAAG GGTATGAAAGGAAATGAAGTCATCCAAATGATTGAAAACGGAGAGCGAATGTCCGCTCCAGCCGACTGTCCGGCAGAGATGTACAACCTCATGAGGAAATGCTGGACGTACAA GCCGGACGAGAGACCTGGATTTTCAGTAGTTGAACCCAGGTTGCGGCATTACTATTATGACATATCTCAGTGA
- the syk gene encoding tyrosine-protein kinase SYK isoform X2: MADRVHLLPYFFGNITREDAEDYLRQGGAGDGLYLLRQSRSFLGGYALSVAHSRQFYHYTIEREMNDTYAIAGGKSHRTPIDVIDYHSQESDGLVCLLKRPFNRPRGTEPKVGPFEDLREQLIRQYVKQTWNLQGSALEQAIISQRPQLEKLIATTAHEKMPWFHGKIDREDSEQRLLKSSHVNGKFLIRQRESNSRNVSYALCLLHNNQVMHYRIDKDRAGKLSIPDGKKFDTLWQLVEHYSYKPDGLLRVLTETCPRPVAPIENTYNLRPNLDLHTDAMPMDTQVYESPYADPEELRSTTVKRSDLTLEDGELGSGNFGTVLRGVYQMKKTQKIVAVKILKNDDNNAAVKDEMLREASVMQQLDNPYIVRMIGICEAENLMLVMELAELGPLHKFLQKNRHISMKNITELVHQVSMGMKYLEEHNFVHRDLAARNVLLVTQHYAKISDFGLSKALAEEENYYKAKGHGKWPLKWYAPECMNYLKFSSKSDVWSFGVLMWEAFSYGQKPYKGMKGNEVIQMIENGERMSAPADCPAEMYNLMRKCWTYKPDERPGFSVVEPRLRHYYYDISQ; the protein is encoded by the exons ATGGCAGACAGGGTGCACTTGCTGCCGTATTTCTTCGGGAACATCACGCGAGAGGATGCGGAGGATTACCTGCGTCAGGGAGGAGCGGGGGACGGCCTGTACCTGCTCCGCCAGAGCCGCAGCTTCCTCGGCGGATACGCTCTGTCCGTGGCCCACAGTCGCCAGTTCTACCACTACACCATCGAGAGGGAGATGAACGACACCTACGCCATCGCCGGTGGCAAATCTCACAGAACCCCTATAGATGTGATCGACTATCACTCGCAGGAGTCCGACGGGCTCGTCTGTCTGCTGAAGAGGCCCTTCAACCGGCCCCGCGGCACCGAGCCTAAAGTCGGGCCCTTCGAGGACCTCAGGGAGCAGCTCATCCGGCAGTACGTCAAACAGACCTGGAACCTACAG GGCTCGGCTCTGGAGCAGGCTATCATCAGCCAGAGACCTCAGCTGGAGAAACTCATCGCCACAACAGCTCATGAGAAGATGCCCTGGTTCCATGGCAAGATCGACCGCGAGGACTCAGAGCAGCGGCTGCTCAAGAGCTCACACGTCAACGGCAAATTCCT AATTAGACAAAGAGAAAGCAACAGCAGGAACGTGTCCTACGCTCTGTGTCTCCTGCACAATAACCAAGTCATGCACTATCGCATTGATAAAGACAGGGCTGGCAAGCTCTCCATCCCTGACGGGAAGAAGTTCGACACACTTTGGCAG CTGGTTGAACATTACTCATACAAACCTGACGGCCTGCTCCGAGTGCTCACCGAGACCTGTCCGAGACCTGTC GCTCCAATCGAAAACACATATAACCTCAGACCAAACCTGGACCTTCATACAG ATGCTATGCCGATGGACACTCAGGTGTATGAGAGTCCATACGCCGATCCTGAAGAGCTGCGGTCAACCACAGTGAAGCGGAgcgacctgactctggaggatgGAGAGCTGGGCTCAGGCAACTTCGGCACTGTCCTGAGAGGAGTCTACCAGATGAAGAA GACACAGAAGATTGTTGCTGTTAAGATCCTGAagaatgatgataataatgcGGCGGTGAAGGACGAGATGCTGCGGGAAGCGAGCGTCATGCAGCAGCTGGATAACCCGTACATCGTCCGTATGATCGGCATCTGTGAAGCGGAGAACCTCATGCTGGTCATGGAGCTGGCGGAGCTGGGGCCGCTGCACAAGTTCCTCCAGAAGAACAG ACACATCTCTATGAAGAACATCACCGAGCTGGTTCATCAGGTCTCTATGGGAATGAAATATCTGGAAGAGCACAACTTCGTTCACAGAGATCTGGCAGCCAGGAACGTGCTTCTAGTCACTCAGCACTATGCCAAGATCAGTGACTTTGGACTCTCTAAAGCCCTGGCAGAAGAGGAGAACTATTACAAG GCCAAAGGTCATGGTAAATGGCCGCTGAAGTGGTACGCTCCCGAGTGCATGAACTACCTGAAGTTCTCCTCCAAGAGTGACGTGTGGAGCTTTGGAGTCCTGATGTGGGAGGCCTTTTCATACGGACAGAAACCATACAAG GGTATGAAAGGAAATGAAGTCATCCAAATGATTGAAAACGGAGAGCGAATGTCCGCTCCAGCCGACTGTCCGGCAGAGATGTACAACCTCATGAGGAAATGCTGGACGTACAA GCCGGACGAGAGACCTGGATTTTCAGTAGTTGAACCCAGGTTGCGGCATTACTATTATGACATATCTCAGTGA